A genomic region of Serratia fonticola contains the following coding sequences:
- a CDS encoding methyl-accepting chemotaxis protein: MFNRVRISTSLFLLLLTFCVMQLVSTGLSYTASRSDNHNLNLITLGSQQRDALSLSWVSLLQARNTLNRAGTRAALKVPQEQIDALMGNARSSLQKADLYFNQFLAVSRNSEQEQQLTETTKGSYERFRSSLRELIALLESGNLQGFMDQPTQKMQDLFEADFVQYLQLVNESINQANAANQRSFMLAGWMVCGAILMLIVVVASATWWLRNMLVRPLNTMRRHFDRIADGDLATPIQVFGRNEISQLFGSLQRMQSSLIGTVGVVRDGAESILIGLQEIAEGNNDLSSRTEQQAASLEESAASMEQLTATVKQNADNARQASKLAREASATAAKGGELAGDVVTTMHDIANSSQKIGAITGVIDGIAFQTNILALNAAVEAARAGEQGRGFAVVAGEVRNLAQRSAQAAKEIKGLIDESVNRVKQGSVLVENSGATMQDIVRSVTRVTDIMGEIASASDEQSRGIEQVTQAVTQMDQVTQQNAALVEEAASAAAALEEQAITLADAVSVFRLADDNILLTENPNNGALSMGKEVIECQNA, from the coding sequence GTGTTTAACCGAGTCCGTATCTCTACCAGTCTGTTTTTGTTACTGCTGACTTTTTGTGTGATGCAGTTGGTCAGCACCGGCTTGTCGTATACCGCTTCCCGCTCTGATAACCACAATCTGAATCTGATTACCCTGGGTAGCCAGCAACGCGATGCACTCAGCCTGAGCTGGGTTTCTTTGTTGCAGGCGCGAAACACGCTGAACCGGGCGGGTACCCGCGCGGCGCTGAAAGTCCCACAAGAGCAAATCGATGCCTTGATGGGCAACGCCCGCAGCTCTCTGCAGAAAGCCGATCTCTATTTCAACCAGTTCCTGGCGGTGTCGCGCAACAGTGAACAGGAACAGCAACTGACAGAGACGACCAAGGGGAGCTATGAGCGCTTTCGCAGTTCACTGCGTGAATTGATCGCTCTGCTGGAGAGCGGCAATCTGCAAGGATTTATGGATCAACCGACGCAAAAAATGCAGGACCTGTTTGAAGCCGATTTTGTCCAGTATCTGCAACTCGTCAATGAAAGTATCAACCAGGCCAATGCGGCTAACCAGCGCTCCTTCATGCTGGCTGGTTGGATGGTGTGTGGGGCGATCCTGATGCTGATTGTGGTGGTCGCCAGCGCAACCTGGTGGTTACGCAATATGTTGGTTAGGCCACTGAATACTATGCGCAGACATTTTGATCGTATTGCCGATGGCGATCTGGCCACGCCGATCCAGGTCTTTGGTCGTAATGAAATCAGCCAACTGTTCGGCAGCCTGCAGCGCATGCAGAGCTCACTGATTGGCACCGTCGGGGTAGTACGTGACGGTGCAGAATCCATACTGATCGGGCTGCAGGAAATCGCGGAAGGAAATAACGATCTCTCTTCCCGCACCGAACAGCAGGCGGCTTCGCTGGAAGAGAGCGCCGCCAGTATGGAGCAACTGACCGCGACGGTGAAACAGAATGCTGACAACGCTCGCCAGGCTTCCAAACTGGCGCGTGAAGCCTCCGCAACAGCCGCCAAAGGCGGTGAACTGGCCGGGGATGTTGTGACGACCATGCACGATATTGCCAATAGTTCGCAGAAAATTGGTGCGATTACCGGCGTGATCGACGGCATTGCCTTCCAGACCAATATTCTGGCGCTGAATGCGGCAGTAGAAGCGGCGCGTGCTGGCGAACAAGGGCGCGGTTTTGCCGTGGTCGCCGGTGAGGTGCGCAATCTGGCCCAACGTAGTGCGCAGGCAGCGAAAGAGATCAAAGGGCTGATCGATGAATCGGTCAACCGCGTCAAACAGGGCTCGGTGTTGGTAGAAAACTCGGGCGCGACGATGCAAGACATTGTGCGCTCGGTCACGCGTGTCACGGACATCATGGGGGAGATCGCCTCTGCTTCAGATGAACAGAGCCGTGGCATTGAGCAGGTTACCCAAGCCGTGACGCAGATGGATCAGGTTACCCAACAAAACGCCGCCTTGGTAGAAGAGGCGGCCTCTGCCGCCGCCGCACTGGAAGAGCAGGCCATTACGCTGGCGGATGCGGTATCGGTATTCCGCCTGGCGGACGACAACATCCTCTTAACGGAAAATCCCAATAACGGAGCTTTATCTATGGGAAAGGAAGTCATTGAGTGTCAAAACGCATAA
- the cheR gene encoding protein-glutamate O-methyltransferase CheR: MRSTPSPENRESRSLLAQMVQRLPLSDVHFRRISQLIYQRAGIVLAEHKREMVYNRLVRRVRLLGLNDFGGYLVLLESDPNSAEWQAFINALTTNLTAFFREAHHFPILAEHARSRPNGYCVWSTAASTGEEPYSIAITLNEALGHKATGVQVWASDIDTQVLEKAEAGVYRQEDLRTLTPAQMQRYFLRGTGPHHGLVRVRPELAAQVHFQTLNLLAPEWALPGPFDAIFCRNVMIYFDKPTQERILRRFVPLLKPGGLMFAGHSENFSQISRDFYLRGQTVYGLTKER; this comes from the coding sequence ATGAGAAGTACACCTTCACCCGAAAACCGGGAATCCCGGTCTTTACTGGCGCAAATGGTGCAACGGTTGCCACTGTCGGACGTGCATTTCCGGCGTATCAGCCAGTTGATCTACCAGCGTGCCGGTATCGTACTGGCGGAACACAAACGTGAGATGGTTTACAACCGTCTGGTGCGCCGCGTACGCCTGCTGGGTCTGAATGATTTTGGCGGCTATCTGGTGCTGCTCGAAAGCGATCCTAATAGCGCAGAGTGGCAGGCTTTTATCAATGCCCTGACCACTAACCTGACGGCCTTTTTCCGTGAGGCGCACCACTTTCCCATTCTGGCGGAGCATGCTCGCTCGCGGCCGAATGGTTATTGCGTGTGGAGCACGGCGGCCTCGACCGGTGAAGAACCTTATTCGATCGCCATTACCCTGAATGAGGCGCTGGGGCATAAGGCAACGGGCGTGCAGGTATGGGCCAGTGATATTGACACCCAGGTACTGGAAAAGGCCGAGGCTGGCGTGTATCGCCAGGAAGATTTGCGCACCCTCACACCCGCACAGATGCAGCGTTATTTTCTGCGCGGTACCGGGCCGCATCATGGATTGGTACGAGTGCGGCCAGAACTGGCCGCGCAAGTGCATTTTCAGACGCTTAACCTGCTGGCCCCAGAATGGGCGTTGCCCGGGCCGTTTGACGCAATATTCTGTCGCAACGTCATGATCTATTTCGATAAACCGACACAGGAGCGTATTTTGCGGCGCTTCGTGCCGTTGCTTAAACCGGGGGGCCTGATGTTTGCCGGGCACTCAGAGAATTTCAGCCAGATCAGTCGGGATTTCTACTTGCGTGGGCAGACCGTGTATGGCCTGACCAAGGAGAGGTAA
- a CDS encoding chemotaxis response regulator protein-glutamate methylesterase: MNKIRVLSVDDSALMRQLMTEIVNSHPDMEMVATAPDPLVARDLIKKFEPQVLTLDVEMPRMDGLDFLEKLMRLRPMPVVMVSSLTGKGSEITLRALELGAVDFVTKPQLGIREGMLAYSELIAEKIRTAAKARLPRLSTSPAPQILSHTPLLSSEKLIAIGASTGGTEAIRQVLQPLPATSPALLITQHMPPGFTRSFAERLNKLCQITVKEAQDGERVLPGHAYIAPGDRHLELARSGANYQVRLHDGPPVNRHRPSVDVLFRSVAQFAGRNAVGVILTGMGNDGAAGMLEMHRAGAYTLAQNEASCVVFGMPREAIATGGVNEVVELERMSQRMLAQIAGGQALRI, from the coding sequence ATGAATAAAATCAGAGTATTAAGCGTAGACGATTCGGCTTTGATGCGTCAGCTGATGACCGAAATTGTAAATAGCCATCCCGATATGGAGATGGTGGCGACCGCACCAGATCCGTTGGTAGCACGCGATCTGATCAAAAAATTCGAACCGCAGGTGCTGACGCTTGATGTCGAAATGCCGCGCATGGACGGACTGGATTTTCTGGAAAAGCTGATGCGCCTACGGCCAATGCCAGTGGTGATGGTGTCGTCGCTGACCGGAAAAGGTTCAGAGATTACGCTGCGTGCGTTAGAGCTGGGAGCGGTGGATTTTGTGACCAAGCCGCAGTTGGGTATTCGTGAAGGCATGCTGGCGTACAGCGAGTTGATTGCCGAGAAGATCCGCACCGCGGCCAAAGCGCGTTTGCCACGACTTTCAACGTCTCCGGCCCCGCAAATACTGAGTCATACGCCATTGCTCAGTAGCGAAAAGCTGATCGCGATTGGGGCATCCACCGGGGGCACAGAGGCGATCCGCCAGGTGCTGCAGCCGTTACCGGCGACCAGCCCTGCCTTGTTGATCACCCAGCACATGCCGCCAGGGTTTACCCGTTCCTTTGCCGAGCGGCTCAACAAGCTGTGCCAGATTACCGTGAAAGAAGCGCAAGACGGCGAGCGTGTATTACCCGGCCATGCCTATATTGCGCCAGGCGATCGCCATCTGGAGTTGGCGCGCAGCGGTGCCAACTATCAGGTTCGGTTGCATGACGGTCCGCCAGTGAACCGGCATCGCCCCTCCGTCGATGTGTTGTTCCGCTCGGTAGCTCAGTTTGCCGGGCGTAATGCTGTGGGGGTGATCCTGACCGGTATGGGCAATGACGGCGCAGCGGGGATGTTGGAAATGCATCGTGCCGGGGCATATACCCTGGCACAAAACGAAGCCAGCTGCGTCGTGTTTGGCATGCCTCGAGAAGCGATAGCCACCGGCGGCGTGAATGAAGTGGTTGAATTGGAACGTATGAGCCAACGCATGTTGGCACAAATTGCCGGTGGGCAAGCGCTACGTATTTGA
- the cheY gene encoding chemotaxis response regulator CheY: protein MVDKNLKFLVVDDFSTMRRIVRNLLKELGFNNVEEAEDGADALNKLRAGEFDFVVSDWNMPNMDGLELLQTIRADGALASMPVLMVTAEAKKENIIAAAQAGASGYVVKPFTAATLEEKLNKIFEKLGM, encoded by the coding sequence ATGGTAGACAAAAATCTCAAATTTCTGGTGGTGGACGATTTTTCCACCATGCGTCGCATTGTCAGAAACCTGCTGAAAGAGTTGGGCTTTAACAATGTGGAAGAGGCGGAAGACGGGGCAGACGCATTGAATAAACTGCGTGCCGGTGAGTTCGACTTCGTGGTGTCAGATTGGAATATGCCAAACATGGATGGGCTTGAGCTGTTGCAGACCATCCGTGCCGATGGTGCGCTGGCATCCATGCCGGTGCTGATGGTAACGGCTGAAGCCAAGAAAGAGAACATTATTGCTGCCGCTCAGGCGGGTGCCAGCGGTTATGTGGTGAAACCTTTTACGGCGGCGACGCTGGAAGAAAAGCTTAACAAGATTTTCGAAAAACTGGGTATGTAA
- the cheZ gene encoding protein phosphatase CheZ encodes MRDIPMPASDAATAGEIICRIGQLTRMLRDSMRELGLDQAIAQAAEAIPDARDRLDYVVTMTAQAAERALNCVEAAQPRQAELETEAKTLKGRWDEWFANPIELADARSLVTDTRQYLERVPEHTAFTNAQLLEIMMAQDFQDLTGQVIKRMMDVVQEIEKQLLMVLMENIPDQPAKEKKPNDSLLNGPQLDQNGAGVIANQAQVDDLLDSLGF; translated from the coding sequence ATGAGAGATATTCCAATGCCTGCCAGCGATGCAGCAACTGCGGGCGAGATCATCTGCCGCATCGGTCAACTGACTCGCATGTTGCGTGACAGCATGCGAGAACTGGGGCTTGATCAAGCAATCGCTCAGGCGGCCGAAGCGATCCCGGATGCGCGCGACCGCCTTGACTATGTCGTCACCATGACGGCGCAGGCGGCGGAACGGGCGCTCAACTGTGTTGAGGCGGCGCAGCCGCGTCAGGCAGAGTTGGAAACGGAAGCCAAAACGCTGAAAGGGCGCTGGGATGAGTGGTTTGCCAATCCGATCGAGTTGGCCGATGCGCGTTCACTGGTTACGGATACCCGCCAGTATCTGGAACGGGTACCGGAACATACCGCCTTCACCAACGCCCAGTTGTTGGAAATCATGATGGCGCAGGATTTTCAGGATCTCACGGGCCAGGTGATTAAGCGCATGATGGATGTGGTGCAGGAGATTGAAAAGCAACTGTTGATGGTGCTGATGGAAAACATTCCGGATCAACCGGCGAAAGAGAAAAAGCCGAACGACAGCTTGCTCAATGGCCCACAGTTGGATCAGAACGGGGCTGGCGTGATCGCCAATCAGGCTCAGGTTGACGATCTGCTAGACAGCCTGGGTTTTTGA
- the flhB gene encoding flagellar biosynthesis protein FlhB — protein MAEDSDLEKSEAPTPHRLEKAREEGQIARSRELTSILMLIAGLSILWVAGSHIAQNLSRMLAEGLLFDHSMVNNDKQMLRQFGMLLRQAVWALLPLLAGLVLVALAAPMLLGGVSFTLKFDAKRMNPISGLKRMFSTQVLAELLKAILKAVLVGWVAGLYLWHNWAAMLHLVTQQPLDALDDALQMVIFCGMLIVLGLVPMVAFDVFYQLWSHFKKLKMTKQEIRDEHKQQEGDPHVKGRIRQQQRAISRRRMMSDVPKADVIVTNPTHYAVALQYNDKNMSAPRVLAKGAGMIALRIRELGQQHRIPTLEAPPLARALYRHSEIGQHIPTTLYAAVAEVLAWVYQLRRWQREGGLIPKKPEHLPVPEALDFAGESNSDG, from the coding sequence TTGGCTGAAGACAGCGATCTGGAAAAAAGCGAGGCCCCCACACCCCACCGGCTAGAGAAGGCGCGTGAAGAGGGGCAGATCGCGCGTTCGCGTGAGCTGACGTCGATCCTGATGCTGATCGCCGGGTTGTCGATCCTGTGGGTCGCCGGAAGCCATATCGCGCAAAACCTGTCACGCATGCTGGCCGAAGGTTTGCTCTTCGATCACAGCATGGTCAACAACGATAAACAGATGTTGCGCCAATTTGGCATGCTGTTGCGCCAGGCGGTGTGGGCCTTGCTGCCGCTCCTGGCCGGATTGGTTCTGGTGGCGCTGGCTGCACCGATGTTACTGGGGGGCGTGTCTTTTACCCTCAAATTTGATGCGAAACGCATGAATCCGATTTCCGGATTGAAGCGCATGTTCTCCACCCAGGTGTTGGCAGAACTGTTGAAAGCAATTCTGAAAGCCGTCCTGGTGGGATGGGTGGCAGGGCTTTATCTGTGGCACAACTGGGCGGCGATGCTCCATCTGGTCACACAGCAACCGCTGGATGCTCTGGACGATGCGCTGCAGATGGTGATCTTCTGCGGCATGCTGATCGTGCTGGGGCTGGTGCCGATGGTGGCCTTCGACGTGTTTTATCAGCTTTGGAGTCACTTCAAGAAATTGAAGATGACCAAGCAGGAAATCCGCGATGAACACAAACAGCAAGAAGGCGATCCGCACGTCAAGGGGCGTATCCGTCAGCAACAGCGGGCCATTTCCCGCCGCAGGATGATGTCGGATGTGCCGAAGGCCGACGTGATCGTCACCAACCCGACACATTATGCCGTTGCTTTGCAGTACAACGATAAAAACATGAGCGCCCCACGGGTATTGGCGAAAGGGGCGGGGATGATTGCCTTACGTATCCGTGAGCTGGGTCAGCAGCATCGCATCCCCACGCTGGAGGCCCCTCCGCTGGCGCGGGCATTGTACCGCCACAGTGAGATTGGCCAACATATTCCCACCACCCTGTATGCCGCCGTGGCCGAGGTTCTGGCCTGGGTCTATCAGCTACGACGCTGGCAGCGCGAAGGGGGGCTGATCCCGAAAAAACCTGAACATTTACCGGTGCCAGAGGCACTGGATTTTGCTGGAGAAAGTAACTCAGATGGCTAA
- the flhA gene encoding flagellar biosynthesis protein FlhA yields MANLASLLRLPGNFKDTQWQVLAGPVLIIMILSMMVLPLPAFILDLLFTFNIALSIMVLLVAMFTQRTLEFAAFPTILLFSTLLRLSLNVASTRIILLEGHTGSAAAGRVVEAFGHFLVGGNFAIGIVVFIILVLINFMVITKGAGRIAEVGARFVLDGMPGKQMAIDADLNAGLIGEDEAKKRRAEVTQEADFYGSMDGASKFVRGDAVAGLMIMVLNVVGGLLVGMIQHGMQLGTAAETYTLLTIGDGLVAQIPALVISTAAGVIVTRVATDQDVGEQMVGQLFNNPRVMVLSAGVLGLLGLVPGMPNLVFLLFTAALLGLAWWLRGREQQPAKAKEQPITQENPQVVEASWSDVQLEDPLGMEVGYRLIPMVDFQQNGELLGRIRGIRKKFAQDMGYLPPVVHIRDNLELSPASYRILMKGVEIGSGEAHPGRWLAINPGNAVGELSGDKTVDPAFGLEAVWIDSALREQAQIQGFTVVEASTVVATHLNHLIGQFASELFGRQETQQLLDRVSQEMPKLTEDFVPGVVTLTTLHKVLQNLLAERVSIRDMRTIIETLAEHAPTQSDPYELTTVVRVALGRAITQQWFPGNGEIQVIGLDTPLERLLLQALQGGGGLEPGLADRLLEQAKQALQRQEMLSAPPVLLVNHALRALLARFLRRTLPQLVVLSNLEINDERQIRMTSTIGAA; encoded by the coding sequence ATGGCTAATTTGGCCTCCCTGCTTCGTTTGCCGGGTAATTTTAAAGATACGCAGTGGCAGGTACTGGCTGGTCCGGTACTGATCATTATGATCCTGTCGATGATGGTGCTGCCGTTGCCAGCATTCATTCTCGATTTGCTGTTTACCTTCAACATAGCTCTGTCGATCATGGTGCTGCTGGTGGCGATGTTTACCCAGCGAACGCTGGAATTCGCCGCATTCCCGACCATTTTGCTGTTCTCCACCCTGTTGCGCCTGTCGCTGAACGTGGCCTCGACGCGCATTATTCTGCTGGAGGGCCATACCGGCTCGGCGGCAGCAGGACGTGTGGTTGAAGCATTCGGCCATTTCCTGGTAGGCGGTAACTTCGCAATCGGGATCGTGGTGTTCATCATCCTGGTGTTGATCAACTTTATGGTGATCACCAAGGGGGCGGGGCGTATTGCCGAGGTCGGCGCACGTTTTGTCCTCGACGGTATGCCTGGCAAACAGATGGCGATCGATGCCGATCTTAACGCCGGTTTGATTGGCGAAGATGAAGCCAAGAAACGCCGCGCCGAAGTGACGCAGGAAGCTGATTTCTACGGTTCAATGGACGGTGCCAGTAAGTTTGTCCGCGGGGATGCTGTCGCGGGCCTGATGATCATGGTGCTTAACGTCGTGGGCGGACTGTTGGTTGGGATGATCCAACACGGTATGCAACTGGGAACCGCAGCGGAAACCTATACGTTGCTGACCATTGGTGATGGGCTGGTTGCCCAGATCCCGGCGCTGGTGATTTCCACGGCGGCAGGGGTGATCGTCACCCGTGTGGCGACCGATCAGGACGTGGGTGAGCAGATGGTGGGCCAACTGTTCAACAACCCGCGCGTTATGGTGCTGAGTGCCGGTGTACTCGGGTTGTTGGGACTGGTTCCCGGCATGCCAAATCTGGTGTTCCTGTTGTTTACTGCTGCCTTGCTGGGGCTGGCCTGGTGGCTGCGCGGGCGTGAGCAGCAACCCGCAAAAGCCAAAGAACAGCCGATAACGCAGGAAAACCCACAGGTGGTGGAGGCCAGCTGGTCTGACGTTCAACTGGAAGATCCCCTGGGGATGGAAGTGGGTTACCGTCTGATCCCGATGGTGGATTTTCAACAGAATGGCGAGCTGTTGGGGCGTATCCGCGGTATCCGTAAAAAATTCGCCCAGGACATGGGATATTTGCCGCCGGTAGTGCATATCCGCGACAACCTTGAACTGTCACCCGCCAGTTACCGCATTCTGATGAAAGGCGTCGAAATCGGCAGCGGCGAGGCGCATCCGGGGCGCTGGTTGGCGATTAATCCAGGAAATGCCGTCGGTGAGTTGAGCGGTGATAAAACCGTCGATCCGGCATTCGGCCTGGAAGCGGTGTGGATCGACAGTGCCTTGCGTGAACAGGCACAGATCCAAGGGTTTACCGTCGTGGAAGCCAGTACGGTGGTAGCGACTCATCTCAATCATCTGATTGGTCAGTTCGCCAGCGAGCTGTTTGGGCGCCAGGAAACTCAGCAGTTGTTGGATCGTGTCTCGCAGGAGATGCCAAAGCTGACGGAAGACTTCGTGCCAGGGGTCGTCACGCTGACCACCTTGCACAAAGTGTTGCAGAATTTGCTGGCTGAGCGGGTGTCTATCCGCGATATGCGCACCATTATTGAAACGTTGGCAGAACATGCCCCGACGCAAAGCGATCCTTATGAACTGACGACCGTAGTGCGCGTTGCCCTTGGCCGAGCCATCACGCAGCAATGGTTCCCCGGCAACGGAGAGATCCAGGTTATTGGCCTGGATACGCCACTGGAGCGCCTGCTGTTACAAGCCCTGCAGGGCGGCGGTGGTCTGGAACCAGGTCTGGCAGACAGATTACTCGAACAGGCAAAACAGGCGCTGCAGCGGCAGGAAATGCTCAGTGCGCCACCGGTGCTGCTGGTGAATCATGCATTACGCGCTTTATTGGCCCGTTTCCTGCGCCGTACATTGCCGCAACTGGTGGTGCTATCGAATCTGGAAATCAATGATGAACGGCAGATCCGTATGACCTCAACCATTGGAGCAGCCTGA
- a CDS encoding flagellar protein FlhE: MKRCLPLLLLLIPLAVPAVSGSWVADAEGVTLERGEVRDTSPGLRAANPPAANAKVTSVSWRYQLLSAEPAGLRVQLCTTSRCLPLGAGSGRSDAFNGLPADSEFHFIYYVQARGALNPPLRALSNQVIVNYE, from the coding sequence ATGAAGCGGTGTTTGCCTTTATTATTATTGTTGATTCCGCTAGCGGTGCCGGCAGTGTCAGGTTCATGGGTGGCTGACGCCGAGGGCGTCACCCTGGAAAGGGGGGAGGTGCGCGACACCTCTCCTGGCCTGCGTGCAGCGAATCCCCCCGCAGCGAATGCGAAAGTGACCAGCGTGAGTTGGCGCTATCAATTGTTGTCAGCTGAACCCGCGGGGTTGAGGGTTCAGCTTTGCACCACTTCGCGTTGCCTGCCGCTCGGTGCTGGCAGTGGCCGTAGCGATGCGTTCAATGGGCTTCCCGCAGACAGCGAGTTTCACTTCATTTATTACGTACAGGCGCGTGGCGCGTTAAATCCCCCCTTACGGGCGCTCAGCAATCAGGTGATTGTGAATTACGAATAA
- a CDS encoding flagella synthesis protein FlgN, producing the protein MENLAQLLDKLLDTLNALDKVQAEEHTLLCSSTLAGVALQRVTDTKSQLLATVNFLDNQRLASEKAHDCQAPYDTHPDLATRWQQVQQLSLRLREQNNQNGMLLNHHIEHNKQALAVLNKQNKSLYGPDGQSRAASLLGRKIGV; encoded by the coding sequence ATGGAAAACCTGGCACAGCTGCTGGATAAACTACTGGATACCTTGAATGCGTTAGATAAGGTGCAAGCGGAAGAACACACCTTGCTGTGTTCGAGCACCTTGGCCGGTGTGGCCTTGCAACGCGTCACGGATACCAAAAGTCAGCTATTGGCCACGGTCAATTTTCTGGATAATCAGCGGTTGGCATCAGAAAAAGCGCATGACTGCCAGGCGCCTTACGATACCCATCCTGATTTGGCCACCCGTTGGCAGCAAGTACAACAGTTGAGCCTGCGACTGCGCGAACAAAATAACCAAAATGGCATGCTGCTCAATCACCATATTGAACACAATAAGCAAGCGTTGGCGGTCTTGAACAAACAGAACAAATCTTTGTATGGCCCGGATGGCCAGTCTCGCGCCGCAAGCTTGTTAGGGCGTAAGATCGGGGTTTGA
- the flgM gene encoding flagellar biosynthesis anti-sigma factor FlgM, which yields MSIDRTQRLQPVPTVQPRDTSAESALQGRKKVQSETTVSGTQVKLSDAQARLMQPGTQDIDLSRVETIKQAIRNGELKMDTGKIADALLQDVQREAFGQPGDEQA from the coding sequence ATGAGTATCGATCGTACCCAGCGGCTACAACCCGTTCCAACGGTACAACCGCGTGACACATCGGCAGAAAGCGCGCTGCAAGGGCGTAAAAAAGTGCAGTCTGAAACAACCGTCAGCGGCACACAGGTAAAACTGAGCGATGCGCAGGCACGCCTGATGCAACCAGGCACACAGGATATCGACCTGAGCCGGGTAGAAACCATCAAACAGGCTATCCGCAACGGTGAATTGAAAATGGATACCGGCAAAATTGCTGACGCCCTGTTGCAAGACGTACAACGCGAAGCCTTTGGGCAACCAGGCGACGAGCAGGCTTAA
- the flgA gene encoding flagellar basal body P-ring formation chaperone FlgA, with amino-acid sequence MKGTMLLAGLLFSLKVQAGDLASQIDRFIQAQFANNTNVTEVNVHVRTPESQWPQCDLPQLSQPQNARRGGNVSVSVRCGQERRFIQTQVQVIGRYLVAARGIGAGNKITAADIQLKTGRLDTLPPRTLSESSKAIGAVSLRNISPGQPLGLAMLRRAWVIKAGQPVQVMAQGAGFNISGAGKAMNNAAAEDSVRVRMASGQIVSGIASDDGTIRITL; translated from the coding sequence ATGAAAGGAACCATGCTGCTGGCTGGCTTGCTGTTCAGCCTGAAGGTGCAGGCTGGCGATCTGGCGTCGCAGATCGATCGTTTCATCCAGGCACAATTTGCCAACAATACAAACGTAACCGAGGTCAACGTGCATGTGCGAACGCCGGAAAGCCAATGGCCGCAGTGTGACTTACCTCAGCTGTCACAGCCACAGAATGCCCGCCGTGGTGGCAACGTCAGCGTTTCTGTCCGTTGCGGTCAGGAGCGACGATTTATCCAGACGCAGGTGCAGGTTATTGGGCGCTATCTGGTGGCGGCTAGGGGGATCGGAGCGGGCAATAAAATCACCGCCGCCGATATCCAGTTGAAAACTGGCCGCCTGGATACCTTGCCACCCCGAACGCTGTCCGAAAGCAGCAAAGCGATTGGTGCCGTCAGCCTGCGCAATATCAGCCCCGGCCAACCGCTGGGCCTGGCTATGCTGCGACGGGCGTGGGTAATCAAAGCCGGGCAACCGGTGCAAGTGATGGCGCAAGGCGCAGGATTCAATATCAGCGGGGCGGGTAAGGCGATGAATAATGCGGCCGCTGAAGATAGCGTACGCGTGCGTATGGCAAGCGGGCAGATTGTTAGCGGCATTGCCAGTGACGATGGCACAATACGTATAACACTATAA
- the flgB gene encoding flagellar basal body rod protein FlgB — MLDKLDAALRFGQEALNLRAQRQEILAANIANADTPGYQARDIDFASQLNKVMAQGRVSGSGIALNLTSARHIPAQNMQPPSLDLLFRVPDQPSMDGNTVDMDRERTNFADNSLKYQTDLTLLNGQIKGMMSVLQGG, encoded by the coding sequence ATGCTCGACAAATTGGACGCTGCTCTGCGTTTTGGTCAGGAGGCGCTCAACCTGCGCGCCCAGCGGCAGGAAATCCTGGCCGCCAACATTGCCAATGCAGACACGCCGGGCTATCAGGCTCGTGATATCGATTTCGCCAGCCAACTGAATAAAGTGATGGCGCAGGGGCGTGTCAGTGGCAGCGGTATTGCGCTGAACCTGACTTCAGCGCGTCATATTCCGGCGCAGAATATGCAGCCGCCGTCGCTGGATTTGCTGTTCCGCGTACCCGATCAGCCCTCCATGGACGGCAATACCGTGGATATGGATCGTGAGCGCACCAATTTCGCCGATAACAGCCTGAAATATCAGACAGATCTGACCCTGTTGAACGGTCAGATCAAAGGCATGATGTCCGTACTGCAAGGAGGATAA
- the flgC gene encoding flagellar basal body rod protein FlgC produces MSLLNIFDISGSALSAQSQRMNVSASNMANADSVTGPDGQPYRAKQVVFQVAAAPGQSTGGVRVAQVVDDPAPERLVYQPGNPLADAKGYVRMPNVDVVGEMVNTISASRSYQANVEVLNTTKSMMMKTLTLGQ; encoded by the coding sequence ATGTCGCTGCTGAATATTTTTGATATTTCCGGCTCTGCGCTTTCTGCACAGTCCCAGCGTATGAACGTCAGCGCTAGCAACATGGCGAATGCTGACAGTGTCACCGGCCCGGATGGTCAGCCTTATCGGGCCAAACAGGTGGTATTTCAGGTTGCCGCGGCACCGGGCCAATCCACCGGTGGGGTGCGTGTTGCTCAGGTGGTTGACGATCCGGCTCCGGAACGGCTGGTGTATCAGCCCGGTAACCCACTGGCGGATGCCAAAGGTTATGTGCGTATGCCTAACGTCGATGTGGTCGGGGAAATGGTCAATACCATCTCGGCGTCGCGTAGCTATCAGGCCAACGTCGAAGTGTTGAACACCACTAAATCCATGATGATGAAAACCCTGACGCTGGGTCAATAA